The window gaaggtaatttctgcaaaaatcattattattagtattgtatatagaaacaaatattttcttgACACGCTTATTTAAGCGTTTCATGTTCATTTATTCTTAGTAGATTTATTTTTTTGCGGTTTCTTTTTATCATGGCTACATTTCTGATCAGCTATTGTAATCGTTTTAACGTCGGCTATATTTTGATTTAGTGCTTTCAATTCTTGCAGAGCTCGTTTAGCTAATTTCCCCTCGGGTGTGTCCACTGGTTCCAAAAGGAGTATCGTTAAGGACTTCTTTAAAAGACTTCCGGCTTCTTCAAGGCGCGAGGCCAGTTCCGCTGAAGAAATTTCCCGCGCCGAGTACGCGCGGTTTGCAAGTAGTACCAGTGGTAAATGCATTTCGTACAACATTATtcctaaaattttaagaatacaaatgaaaattaaatttttcaaaagatGGAGGTACTTAGGAAAACAGATTGTAGATTCTGATGAGAATTAATAAAAAACGCTTAATAACAATCGGTAATCTACATATCTATTGAGCCGCGTTATCAGTACTCACACTAATActacaataaattttatttgctttcagAATATTGGGTTTACCTTTCAACCGAGATATCCCTGGTTCTACTATCTCCAACACATTATACATTTCTCTACAAGCATCCAACATTCGTTGCATAATTTTTTTCTGTGGATTTGGAGTTGCCACTTCTTTCCTATACGCGGCTAGTAACTTCTGCTTCAAGGATAGCATTAGAAAATGATTTGGATGAAGGGATCCCAATAATTTTTTCGTTAATGCTTCCATTCCCTATAATATGATTATCaaagaaatatcaatttttaaaaattttgatataatCTTCAAACTGTTGATCATATACAAACTTTGATATCATAATCATCCATATCATCAATCAGTGTTCTAGATATATTAATAGTGGCTCTTACAAGACGACCACCGATACATCGTCTGCATTTGTCGCATTGCCATGCTGTACCTTTTTCGTACGGGTATCTCGTCAATGGATTTTGTATTCCCATGTATCCTTTCCTGCATCGTGGACATAGAATACTACTCATATGGGATCCCATTTCGTAGGGATCGCTACATAATGAGCATTCACATTCGAAATACTTTCCTCCTCGCAAGTGATCTCTTCTACCTACTGTTCCCTAATAATGAATATATCAATcagtatttttatacaattacagGATATTACTTTTCATAAATTCGAAGATTTCAATTGTAAAATTGAACACTTCCGTTACAAGGGCACTAGGAGAACCGTGGACATTCGCTGagagaattaaataaataaaaataacatcaaAATTCACAAACCAAAAGGGACGATgtgtaattaaaaagaatcgCTTCGTTTTCTTTGATCGGTAAACTAGCATACACAGTAAGCTGAAAATCATCATCCACAGTCAGATGAGTGTTTCCTCTGCAATCATGAGCCATGAAAGAGGCTGCTACATATAAACCTCGCAAAAGAAGCCCATCCAAACCTCCCGGAGATCTTAGCTCGAAAGTATTCACGTCTAAAATTCCGCACATCTGTTGCAGATGGTCCGGGATGGATGCATCATCTTCAGGAATCAAGTGGAGTGCTTTCATTACCTATTTGTAATATGGATGTTTTCATTACTGAACATTGTTaaactttttcttcgtttttttttttttaacctacATACGTTTATAACATTGATTTCTCTGTCTCTCCATACAGATGTGTTTCTCCTTTCATCCATATGAGCTTCCATGGTTTCAATTCTTTTCCATAATTCTGGATCTGTTTGATTTAGGAACCATAGTCTTAAAGGCAATAATATACCAATTATTTCTCCTATGTTATCTGATGAtagctttttattatttttaaatgtgtCACATTCGTAAGGTGTATGATGCTTCGACTGTTcctaaatttataaattgtagTTAACAATGTTAATttgtaattctaattttaaattcgaaCGAAAGGTGcgatttattttcgaaatttattaCCTCGCAACCAGGGCCGCACAAAGGTGCGACATTGCATTTGGAGCAAAGGTATTGTATTCCTTTCTTGATTTTAGGCAACAAACGCAGACACGCGAAACACACATAATCATTGCTGGATGTTATTGGTCCAACCGCGATTGGTTTTTCTCGAAGGATCACTTCACCTGCTTGCAAATTTTTTGCTGCCTGCAAATATCTTTAGAAATGTGATAAGATAAGTGATGCACCTCAAAACAcattttacaatataaaaaaataggtaACACTTTATCTTAAAAATCATTACTTTAATATTCATTGAAGACTTGTTCAAACTACATGGATTacaatcttttaaatatattaatttgcaATTGTATTGAAGTGTGATTtaaagatttattatttttttttaagattGCGATTTGATGATTGTACCTGCCAAATTTTTCTGAACGAGCAACTTTATACTTTAATGTAGGAGTTGCACTAGTTTTCGGCTTCTCTTCCATAGTCATATTTAACTGGAACTCTTCCCGAGTAAAATCAAATTACAATTAAACGATACTATAGTTATTTAGATTCGTGGGAGCCTCGTTGTATCGTGCATTTCATACAGTTTGTAACTGACACCGAAATACAGGAAGTTGTAGCGGGAGTCTTTCTTTGGTACTCTCGATACGTTGTATTATTAGAAGTCAGTGTAGCGCGTGCTCTGCTACAAAATAATGCGTGGGCATTGTATTAGAAAATACAATGTTACGTGTTTCTTTAACATGTTCATTAATTATAGCATCCTGTCTATCAAACTGTTCCCTTTGATTTTGATGAAGTAGGTAaactaaaatttcattattttaaacttCAAAAAATGGGGATTTTCGAGCGAAATAGGAAGATGGAATATTTGTTAATTGAATACATATGTATAGGTAAAtcattttttgtaataaaacgtgtttaattatttatattttacatttattagtCACATtcgtttattaacaaataaatacttATAAATTATTGATCGACTGTTCAAGTTCAATTAACGATTCTTTCGCAACGAGACCTATTTCGCCCTCAGGCGTATCCGGTGGCTCTAAGCATAAGATCGTAGCTGCTTCTTTTAAAATGTTTGAAGCTTCTATCATTTTTGATTTCAGTGCAGCCTCGTCGATCACTCCGGCGTTCCATTGTGTTTTTGCTGTGAACAACAACGGTGCGTGGAGCTCGTATAACGTCATACCTGGAAGAACagaaaaaatatctattaaacgTCATTATCTAATTAAGTAAATCAATGAtcttaataaaaagtaaaaagagcaatgaagaataataaaaagtgaGCTGCACCTCTTATACGAGAATAACCAGGTTCTATGACGTCCAATACTTGCAATAGTAACCTGCACATATCGATTTTATGCTCTAATACAACGTCCGGTAAATCATCTAGGAGATATTCATCAACGCGACCATACATTTGCGTTAATGAGTGCCTGAAAAAGTTAAAGCAACAAATTATACCATACTAGAATAGTTATAGAATGAAAATCATTAACTCTTGCAATACCAAGCCTTCTATTTTTAGGAGGGACACAAAGTTCTCCCAATCTTGGTATTGTTGTaagccaaccctttttcggccatttccggtcaaaccggaagtggcaaaaaaaaaatttttttcggctttcgttgagattttgacccgcTAAACGCAAtagcgcaagaattttttcgacaactcttaccgtttggcctgtacaaaagtgacagaatgTCTAAATGTTATagcccccttctcaagattttcaacagttagatacgggttggctgATAATTTACCTCAACATAGTCAGAAAAGCGTGGCGAGGATGCAGTACAGAGTGGTATTTCTTTAtgaccttctctctctcttgaaTAGCATCAGCTCCATCGGCACCGCTAATGGTTTCCACTGCATCGACTTCTGCTTGTATAATGTGCAACACCTTCTGAACGGCTGGTCCCGACGTTGTAAATTCGCAATGCGTGCATTTCCATAAACTGTCGGGATCTACAAAGTACTTTTATAGTATGCAAGGAATTCGACTTGATGATTTTCTGCAATATCATTATAATGTTTCAGTACCTAAAGAATCTAAAGACAGGACGATTCCGTTGTCGCATTTGTTACATTTCAATGAAGACATATGTGTGCCAAGTTCAGTAGGATCTGAACACCTTGGACAAGCACATGCAAAGTGCTTCCCTTCGAGAAGGTGTTCTCTTCTGAGCATCGTCGGAAGTAACGAATGAGTGTAACTTCCATAGAGTTCACCACCCGGTGGTACTTGTACGGTCGTACGCAATCGTATTCTGTAAATTAAATCAAGGTGtattactaattatttttttctgctACATAGAATTGTAAGCCGAGTTCACTTCGTGGtcgagaaattgaaattgagaaGACTTTTAAAAGAAAGGTAATTTACCTGTAATCACTCGGTGAAATGCTATGACAAGTATTCGAGACACACGAGTGATTCATAAGAGCAACTGTTGGATAAAGTGCTCTCGCACTATACCCTTTCCGTGTTCGAATTTCAAAAGTAttgatttccaaaattccacaaATCGTTTGAATAAATTCCTCCGAGAATCTGTAACAAATTAGTGTATCACATTTAACAAATTCTTGTTAACATCATATTTTTGGACTGTGTCGAATATTAATACCTGTCTAGTTTAAGTTGTTTTCTTAAATACTCTACTACATTTACATGGTCGGATTTCCAGTGTTCCTTTTGGcttcttattttattatgtgCCTCCATATTTTTCACTTCCTTGTTCCATCTCTCAGGATTCTTTTCTGTCTCTAGGAGCAATCTTAATGGTGTTATACATTCTAATTGTGGGACACCATTCTCATTCGTTTCTTCCAAGGCCGCTTGCACGTTGAACTTTTCGTTGGCCCGTGCAAATATctgtaaataatgaatataatttttttttaattttttgcctCTATTCTCACAGATTCTACACGTATAATAGAAAATATACGAAGATGTTCAAAAAGTTTAAAGTCGAAGTGCAAAGATATTATGATATGCTAATtgctttttaaccgacttcgaaaaaggaggaggttactcaattcgatcagtatgtatatataatatatatatatatattttttttcatttcgcaCCTGGCATTCGTAATCTTTATGTTGCGGTTGGTTTTCACATTCAGTAGAACAAACAGGCCATCCGCATCTTGAACAAAGCGGTTTATCGTTTGTCGATGGAGGCCACGGTGTATAACACGAAAGACACAAGGGATAAGTGAATGCCTTTGGTCCAACGATAAAAGGCATCTCTGTGATCATTTCTTCGCCCGCTTCTAATTGCTTATTTGCTACCATatatctaaaaaataaaaattaattttaggaAATTGATCTAACTTCTATCGTATGGGCAATCGGGAACCCAGATATCCATTAAAGTTTCAATATCTTCAATTTTTACTTTGATTCGTTTAAGCAATGGAGATTGATATGGTTTTGCAATATTTcgacaaaaatatataaaatttttaaggaATATATATGTAGAAACGAGTATCCGATTGCCTACGTAAAGGGATATTATACCTTCCCACTTTATCATTTTGAAGGATCTTATACTTTTCCGTACTTTTCTCCTCCAACTTTGCTGCAGCACCCTGAAAGAAATGAttacaaacaaaatttaaaTGTGTATCTATTTTCGAATGAACCAACTTATTATGCATTCTTAATCGATACTGTCTTTATGCAATAAATACAATATGAAAGACAATATCGTTCTAGATTTTCTGTAGCTATGCAGATACATAGATAAATTAATTTAGTGTATCGATTTCGTAAGAACTATATGTTACTACCTGTTTTAAATTACATATCTCCTATATGTTTTTAATCAACGTACTACTGACGTTTGGTAAAAACTTGTATCATATAttatagcaaaatgatattaaattaaaatacattataataaatatgaGTCTACTAAATAATAGTAACAACTTAAAGTTTAGAAATGAAtctttttaaaggaacaataaaaaaaagttactTGAAGAAAGATGCAAGAATGTTATTAAAAGAAGAGTGGTCAATATGGTTGGATGTTCAAAAGTGATggtaaatattttttgttccatattaaaaattaattatagaaacGGCATTACttgtgttaattattttaataagtttAATTGCTTCTAATAAGTAAAATTCAAAACGCACCGAGCTTTGTTGAGACATGGTTGACGAAGTACTCGATTAGTGTTGATAATGAATTGCTTTGCTCAGCACGATCTCTGCGCTCGAATTTAATTCAGTGATCTACTAATACGAAAAGATACAAATGAACTGAATATTGAATCTCTGCGGTCCTTTATATATAACCAATTGTCTCATTAAAAATATACCTATGCGCAAACACTGCCAAAGAAATGATCTCAACCGTCTTTCGCGAAGAGTCTCGACTTCGCGTAGAAAACATAAGTGACTTTGCATCAAGCTAGCCAGTTTATTTTAGGATCTCGAAATGTGCAGAAACATCCAAGCATTTCGATAAGTTCGCGGGATAGtcgaaaaataaaagtattcttttcattttcgcAAAC is drawn from Osmia lignaria lignaria isolate PbOS001 chromosome 14, iyOsmLign1, whole genome shotgun sequence and contains these coding sequences:
- the LOC117609089 gene encoding SET domain-containing protein SmydA-8; amino-acid sequence: MTMEEKPKTSATPTLKYKVARSEKFGRYLQAAKNLQAGEVILREKPIAVGPITSSNDYVCFACLRLLPKIKKGIQYLCSKCNVAPLCGPGCEEQSKHHTPYECDTFKNNKKLSSDNIGEIIGILLPLRLWFLNQTDPELWKRIETMEAHMDERRNTSVWRDREINVINVMKALHLIPEDDASIPDHLQQMCGILDVNTFELRSPGGLDGLLLRGLYVAASFMAHDCRGNTHLTVDDDFQLTVYASLPIKENEAILFNYTSSLLGTVGRRDHLRGGKYFECECSLCSDPYEMGSHMSSILCPRCRKGYMGIQNPLTRYPYEKGTAWQCDKCRRCIGGRLVRATINISRTLIDDMDDYDIKGMEALTKKLLGSLHPNHFLMLSLKQKLLAAYRKEVATPNPQKKIMQRMLDACREMYNVLEIVEPGISRLKGIMLYEMHLPLVLLANRAYSAREISSAELASRLEEAGSLLKKSLTILLLEPVDTPEGKLAKRALQELKALNQNIADVKTITIADQKCSHDKKKPQKNKSTKNK
- the LOC117609090 gene encoding SET domain-containing protein SmydA-8 isoform X2, which encodes MVANKQLEAGEEMITEMPFIVGPKAFTYPLCLSCYTPWPPSTNDKPLCSRCGWPVCSTECENQPQHKDYECQIFARANEKFNVQAALEETNENGVPQLECITPLRLLLETEKNPERWNKEVKNMEAHNKIRSQKEHWKSDHVNVVEYLRKQLKLDRFSEEFIQTICGILEINTFEIRTRKGYSARALYPTVALMNHSCVSNTCHSISPSDYRIRLRTTVQVPPGGELYGSYTHSLLPTMLRREHLLEGKHFACACPRCSDPTELGTHMSSLKCNKCDNGIVLSLDSLDPDSLWKCTHCEFTTSGPAVQKVLHIIQAEVDAVETISGADGADAIQEREKVIKKYHSVLHPRHAFLTMLRHSLTQMYGRVDEYLLDDLPDVVLEHKIDMCRLLLQVLDVIEPGYSRIRGMTLYELHAPLLFTAKTQWNAGVIDEAALKSKMIEASNILKEAATILCLEPPDTPEGEIGLVAKESLIELEQSINNL
- the LOC117609090 gene encoding SET domain-containing protein SmydA-8 isoform X1, with the translated sequence MSQQSSGAAAKLEEKSTEKYKILQNDKVGRYMVANKQLEAGEEMITEMPFIVGPKAFTYPLCLSCYTPWPPSTNDKPLCSRCGWPVCSTECENQPQHKDYECQIFARANEKFNVQAALEETNENGVPQLECITPLRLLLETEKNPERWNKEVKNMEAHNKIRSQKEHWKSDHVNVVEYLRKQLKLDRFSEEFIQTICGILEINTFEIRTRKGYSARALYPTVALMNHSCVSNTCHSISPSDYRIRLRTTVQVPPGGELYGSYTHSLLPTMLRREHLLEGKHFACACPRCSDPTELGTHMSSLKCNKCDNGIVLSLDSLDPDSLWKCTHCEFTTSGPAVQKVLHIIQAEVDAVETISGADGADAIQEREKVIKKYHSVLHPRHAFLTMLRHSLTQMYGRVDEYLLDDLPDVVLEHKIDMCRLLLQVLDVIEPGYSRIRGMTLYELHAPLLFTAKTQWNAGVIDEAALKSKMIEASNILKEAATILCLEPPDTPEGEIGLVAKESLIELEQSINNL